In one Culex quinquefasciatus strain JHB chromosome 2, VPISU_Cqui_1.0_pri_paternal, whole genome shotgun sequence genomic region, the following are encoded:
- the LOC119766450 gene encoding uncharacterized protein LOC119766450 — MPPKIVPSTSKATLKQLQTKLKSLQSSFNIIEKFKNEFKEDTTANEITVRLERFDELWERIVECSSEVECHDDYVAVEDHVRLPQIKLRTFDGNIDEWFSFRDLYSSLIHWKQELPEVEKFHYLKGCLEGEARSLIEPIKITTRNYQVAWDLLLKRYNNSKLLKRRQVQALFKLPVLTKESVTDLHRTLDSFQRTVQSLDQIVQPADYRNLLLVEILSSRLDPYTRRGWEEYTSTQENDTLVNLTDFIQRRISVLESLPPKLSTGTSEIDNTKVSGVFESHYLHTCPTFTKMPISNRESLIRSHSLCRNCLRSGHLAKKCQSKYSCWKCKGRHHTMLCFHAEGAATQNQTGKRVSSDGSGPSTAKPTETSSNSANTDSVSSNAATGQSSSILLATAVVLVEDNEGNTVTARALLDSGSECNFIAERLYQRLNVSMQKVDVSVVGIGQAAMKSKRSIQAVVKSRTSPYNQEMSFLVLPKVTVNLPTVSINTTNWKIPDNVELADPTFFHSRVVDLVLGIQHFFNFFQTGKAIPLGNELPRLTDSVFGWVVSEKCRHHVA, encoded by the exons atgccgcCGAAGATCGTGCCATCGACCTCCAAGGCTACCCTTAAACAACTTCAAACCAAACTGAAGAGTCTGCAGAGCTCGTTCAACATCATCGAAAAGTTCAAGAATGAGTTTAAGGAGGACACCACTGCCAACGAGATCACTGTCCGGCTTGAGCGGTTCGATGAATTGTGGGAGCGAATTGTTGAATGTTCTTCTGAAGTGGAATGCCATGACGATTATGTTGCGGTGGAAG ACCACGTTCGCCTACCGCAAATCAAGCTTCGCACTTTCGACGGGAACATCGATGAATGGTTCAGCTTCAGGGATCTCTATTCATCTCTCATTCACTGGAAGCAGGAACTACCTGAGGTGGAGAAATTCCACTATCTCAAGGGATGTTTGGAGGGAGAAGCGCGATCACTAATCGAGCCAATCAAGATCACCACACGGAACTACCAAGTTGCTTGGGACTTGTTGCTGAAGCGGTACAACAACAGCAAGCTGCTGAAGAGGAGACAGGTTCAAGCTCTTTTCAAGCTACCTGTTCTCACCAAGGAATCGGTTACGGACTTGCACAGGACGCTCGACAGCTTTCAGAGGACGGTGCAATCTCTGGATCAGATTGTCCAACCTGCGGACTATCGGAACTTGCTGCTAGTCGAGATTCTGAGCTCTCGTTTGGATCCTTACACCAGAAGGGGTTGGGAGGAGTACACTTCAACGCAGGAGAATGACACGCTGGTCAATTTGACGGATTTTATCCAGCGTCGCATTTCGGTTCTGGAATCACTTCCACCAAAATTATCCACTGGAACTTCAGAGA TCGACAACACAAAAGTGTCAGGCGTGTTCGAGTCGCACTATCTTCACACGTGTCCGACCTTTACGAAAATGCCGATAAGCAACAGAGAGTCACTGATTCGAAGCCACTCGCTCTGTCGGAACTGCTTGCGAAGCGGACATCTCGCCAAGAAATGTCAATCCAAGTATTCCTGCTGGAAATGTAAGGGACGTCATCATACGATGCTGTGCTTCCATGCGGAGGGAGCTGCCACGCAGAATCAGACGGGAAAACGGGTTTCGTCTGATGGGAGCGGTCCGTCGACCGCTAAGCCTACTGAAACTTCTTCAAACTCGGCGAATACGGACTCGGTGTCATCCAACGCGGCTACCGGTCAGTCGTCTAGCATCCTCCTCGCGACTGCGGTTGTACTTGTCGAGGACAACGAGGGCAACACCGTCACCGCACGCGCGCTGCTGGACTCTGGTTCTGAATGCAATTTTATTGCGGAACGACTTTATCAACGGTTGAACGTGTCTATGCAAAAGGTTGACGTTTCGGTCGTTGGCATTGGACAAGCGGCCATGAAGTCCAAGCGGAGTATACAAGCTGTCGTAAAGTCTCGGACATCTCCCTACAATCAGGAGATGAGTTTTCTGGTATTACCGAAGGTTACTGTGAACCTACCCACAGTTTCCATCAACACTACGAACTGGAAAATTCCGGACAATGTTGAACTCGCTGATCCGACGTTCTTCCATTCACGGGTTGTGGATCTGGTACTCGGCATTCAACATTTCTTCAACTTCTTCCAAACGGGAAAGGCGATTCCGTTGGGCAACGAATTGCCGCGACTCACCGACTCGGTATTCGGTTGGGTTGTTTCTGAGAAGTGTCGTCACCATGTAGCTTGA
- the LOC119766449 gene encoding uncharacterized protein LOC119766449, with translation MAISDSMEELMSRFWSCEEVGTGNIYSPEETRCEDQYARSVSRAANGRYTVGLPKNEQTWAQLGESRTMATRRLLGLERRLTQDAALRKQYQDFMMEYLELGHMKKVEAGPANDSPRCFLPHHPVVREESTTTKNAAGDGCIGCGKMFRQIDMAPEDSPYQSILYRFNPEEEIATYELTTVTYGTKPAPFLATRTLKQLAQDEQQRFPLAAQALETDVYMDDVISGADDVATATELRAQLDSLLGSGGFKLRKWASNEPSVLRGVARENLALPDEIDWDQEASVNTLGLKWLPKTDCFRFKFKNPAVTPGQPLTKQLILSIIATFFDPLGLLGASLVLLKMFMQKLWTLQRVDGTRYDWKDPLPPTVGEEWRKLSQHLGVLNNIRIPRCTVIKGAVDIQIHCYTDASEKAYGACVYIRSKNVERKLARRLLTSKSKVAPLKQQPLPRLELNGSDLGADLVEWVIRVFGKRFPVFFWTDSTCVLLWLKKPPSYWHTYVGNRVARIQRITEELDAVWNHIPGVSNPADLISRGVPPEELEGNEMWEEGPDWDDEEPSSWPAQPDLSGEEAPERRRVVVACVATVEFIDILLSRFSSYISLIRAVALARRFTRRFNKEAKQTYGYVTLKELREAEGVIVRLVQRTTFAEEIEDLLAEKSVSAHSRLRWFNPHIDEAGVLRVGGRLQHSKEPPGRKHPMVLPAKHRFTELLFKYYHVLLLHGGPQLVLTSVRAKYWPLGGKDLVRLVIHKCKKCYLAKPTSIQQQMGNLPKARVTVSRPFSQTGVDYFGPVYVKAGRGRQPTKAYVALFVCMATKAVHMELVTDLSTECFLQALRRFISRRNRPTDIYSDNGTNFVGAKNVLEQLLKQLKDVSHHEKIARVCELEGIRWHFNPPSAPHFGGLWEAAVRSAKHHLLRVLGENSASFEDYNTLLTQVEACMNSRPLTALSNDPTDLEPLTPGHFLTGASLQALPEPDYSHIPGNRLNRWQMVQQQTQNFWKRWRSEYLTQLQSRTKNWQHPKKVEVGKLVVIVDNNQPPMRWKMGRIHELHPGEDGVVRVVTVKTATNLLQRPVAKLCILPSQEEDEEESSAQPEATAVEE, from the exons ATGGCGATATCGGACAGCATGGAGGAGCTGATGTCCAGATTTTGGTCCTGTGAGGAAGTAGGAACTGGTAATATCTACTCCCCAGAGGAAACGCGCTGTGAGGACCAGTATGCACGCTCAGTTAGCCGCGCAGCGAACGGACGGTACACTGTTGGACTTCCTAAAAACGAACAAACCTGGGCTCAATTGGGAGAGTCCAGAACGATGGCCACCAGGCGTCTTCTAGGCCTGGAACGAAGACTTACTCAGGACGCAGCACTTCGTAAGCAATACCAAGACTTCATGATGGAGTATCTGGAGCTTGGTCACATGAAGAAGGTGGAGGCGGGGCCAGCGAACGACTCCCCGCGGTGCTTCCTACCGCACCATCCAGTAGTAAGAGAAGAAAGTACTACCACGAAG AATGCGGCAGGTGATGGTTGTATCGGATGTGGAAAGATGTTCCGCCAGATAGACATGGCGCCGGAGGATTCACCTTACCAGAGCATTTTGTACCGCTTCAACCCTGAGGAGGAAATCGCGACGTACGAACTTACGACGGTGACGTACGGTACAAAACCGGCACCGTTTCTCGCCACTCGTACACTAAAGCAGCTAGCTCAGGACGAGCAGCAACGGTTTCCACTAGCAGCTCAAGCATTGGAAACGGACGTCTACATGGACGATGTCATTTCTGGAGCAGATGACGTCGCAACCGCTACCGAATTGAGGGCACAACTGGACAGTTTGCTGGGTTCGGGAGGTTTCAAGCTACGGAAGTGGGCGTCCAACGAGCCATCGGTACTACGTGGGGTAGCACGGGAGAATCTAGCACTTCCTGACGAGATCGATTGGGATCAAGAGGCGTCAGTCAACACTTTGGGTCTTAAATGGCTGCCCAAAACTGATTGCTTCaggttcaagttcaaaaatccagCGGTGACGCCGGGACAACCTCTAActaagcagctgattttgtccATCATCGCAACCTTTTTTGATCCCTTGGGACTCCTGGGCGCATCTCTGGTTCTGCTGAAGATGTTCATGCAAAAACTGTGGACGTTGCAGCGAGTGGATGGCACTCGGTACGATTGGAAGGATCCATTGCCTCCTACGGTGGGTGAGGAATGGCGGAAGCTAAGTCAACATCTAGGCGTACTCAACAACATCCGGATTCCGAGATGTACGGTAATCAAGGGAGCAGTCGACATCCAAATTCACTGCTACACGGATGCCTCGGAGAAGGCGTACGGGGCATGTGTCTATATTCGGTCCAAGAATGTAGAGCGGAAGCTAGCAAGGCGGCTACTaacatccaaatcaaaagtcgCACCTCTCAAACAACAACCTCTACCTCGCCTGGAGCTCAATGGATCGGATCTGGGTGCAGATTTGGTAGAGTGGGTCATTCGAGTCTTTGGCAAACGGTTTCCAGTTTTTTTCTGGACGGACTCGACTTGCGTTCTTCTTTGGCTCAAGAAACCACCAAGCTACTGGCACACCTACGTCGGAAACAGGGTTGCTAGAATTCAACGGATTACGGAGGAACTTGATGCTGTTTGGAACCACATACCAGGTGTCAGCAACCCAGCTGATCTCATCTCACGTGGTGTTCCACCGGAAGAACTAGAAGGTAATGAGATGTGGGAGGAAGGTCCTGATTGGGACGATGAGGAGCCAAGCAGTTGGCCAGCGCAGCCTGATCTGTCAGGAGAGGAAGCACCAGAAAGGCGACGTGTCGTGGTGGCATGCGTTGCAACAGTCGAGTTCATCGACATTCTGCTCTCAAGATTCTCCTCTTACATCTCACTTATTCGAGCTGTGGCCCTGGCGCGACGGTTCACCCGTCGTTTCAACAAGGAAGCGAAGCAAACGTATGGATACGTCACACTGAAGGAGCTGAGGGAAGCGGAAGGAGTCATCGTCCGATTAGTTCAAAGAACCACATTTGCTGAGGAAATCGAAGATCTGTTAGCTGAGAAATCAGTCTCTGCTCATTCACGTTTACGCTGGTTCAACCCACACATCGACGAAGCTGGTGTGCTTCGAGTTGGAGGACGTTTGCAACACTCGAAGGAACCGCCGGGGAGGAAACACCCTATGGTTCTCCCGGCAAAGCACAGGTTTACAGAACTTCTTTTTAAATACTACCACGTGCTACTGCTGCACGGTGGGCCCCAACTCGTGCTCACATCGGTTCGAGCAAAGTATTGGCCATTAGGTGGCAAGGACCTTGTGCGACTGGTCATTCATAAATGCAAGAAATGTTACCTAGCAAAACCAACTTCTATTCAGCAGCAGATGGGAAATCTGCCCAAGGCGAGGGTGACAGTGTCACGACCTTTCTCTCAAACCGGAGTGGACTATTTTGGTCCGGTGTACGTGAAGGCTGGTCGAGGGCGTCAACCAACGAAGGCGTACGTGGCACTCTTCGTGTGCATGGCTACAAAGGCAGTGCACATGGAACTTGTCACCGATCTGTCTACGGAATGCTTTCTACAAGCACTTCGTAGATTCATTTCTCGGCGAAACCGTCCAACTGATATCTACAGTGACAACGGTACAAATTTCGTCGGGGCTAAAAATGTACTGGAGCAACTGTTGAAGCAGCTGAAGGATGTCTCACATCACGAGAAGATCGCAAGGGTTTGCGAACTCGAAGGCATCCGTTGGCACTTTAACCCACCCAGTGCACCACATTTTGGAGGCCTGTGGGAGGCAGCGGTGCGGTCGGCCAAGCATCACCTCCTGCGAGTTCTCGGCGAGAATTCAGCATCGTTTGAGGACTACAACACACTACTGACGCAGGTTGAAGCCTGCATGAATTCAAGGCCGCTTACTGCACTCTCCAACGATCCTACAGACCTCGAACCACTTACACCTGGTCATTTTCTGACCGGGGCATCGCTGCAAGCCTTGCCGGAACCTGATTACAGTCACATCCCTGGGAATCGACTGAACAGGTGGCAGATGGTACAGCAGCAAACGCAGAACTTCTGGAAACGCTGGCGATCGGAGTACCTTACGCAACTACAGAGCAGAACGAAGAACTGGCAGCATCCTAAGAAAGTGGAGGTGGGCAAGCTGGTCGTCATCGTTGACAACAACCAACCCCCAATGCGGTGGAAAATGGGTCGTATCCATGAGCTGCATCCTGGTGAAGACGGTGTTGTGCGCGTCGTGACGGTCAAAACAGCAACAAATCTCCTTCAACGTCCAGTTGCCAAACTTTGCATCCTGCCATCCcaagaagaagacgaagaagaaTCTTCAGCTCAGCCAGAAGCAACAGCGGTTGAGGAGTAG